From a region of the Rathayibacter sp. VKM Ac-2804 genome:
- a CDS encoding AMP-binding protein: MTRPLASVDPAPEKVLIALRAALDGSGPAVRIGPPARESEPEADAVVPQRVAVVVETSGSSGPPKRVALSTSALLTSASATLAELGGPGRWLLCLPTHYVAGVQVLVRSLTADADPVVLPAGAFDAAAFLALARTMPAGERRYSSLVPVQLARLLDLAESDPAEAAVLASFDALLIGGQSTPQALRERAAALGVRIRLTYGSSETAGGCVYDGVPLRDVRMRVVDGQVLLGGPTLAEGYLDADGGLDAERSAAAFVSLDGERWYRTGDAGVVEDGRLSVTGRLDRVIVSGGEKVSLDAVERVLRDGLLPDAVVVRRPDAQWGEVPVVATEAPDVDLARLRSAVVERLGRAAGPAAVLAVAEIPLLASGKPDRRALETLAAAGEV; the protein is encoded by the coding sequence ATGACCCGCCCGCTCGCCTCCGTCGATCCCGCTCCGGAGAAGGTGCTGATCGCCCTGCGCGCGGCGCTCGACGGCAGCGGCCCCGCCGTGCGGATCGGGCCCCCGGCGAGGGAGTCCGAGCCCGAGGCGGACGCGGTCGTGCCGCAGCGCGTCGCCGTCGTCGTCGAGACCTCCGGCTCGTCCGGCCCGCCCAAGCGGGTCGCGCTCAGCACCTCCGCCCTGCTCACCAGCGCCTCCGCGACACTCGCCGAGCTCGGCGGTCCCGGCCGCTGGCTGCTCTGCCTGCCCACCCACTACGTGGCGGGCGTGCAGGTGCTGGTGCGCTCGCTGACCGCCGACGCCGACCCCGTCGTGCTCCCCGCCGGCGCCTTCGACGCCGCCGCCTTCCTCGCGCTCGCGCGCACGATGCCGGCGGGGGAGCGGCGCTACTCGTCCCTCGTCCCCGTGCAGCTCGCGCGGCTGCTCGACCTCGCCGAGAGCGACCCCGCCGAGGCCGCGGTCCTCGCCTCCTTCGACGCGCTGCTGATCGGCGGCCAGTCGACCCCGCAGGCGCTGCGCGAGCGGGCGGCAGCGCTCGGCGTGCGGATCCGGCTCACCTACGGCTCGAGCGAGACCGCCGGCGGCTGCGTCTACGACGGCGTCCCGCTGCGCGACGTGCGGATGCGCGTCGTCGACGGCCAGGTCCTCCTCGGCGGTCCGACCCTCGCGGAGGGCTACCTCGACGCGGACGGCGGACTCGACGCGGAGCGCAGCGCCGCCGCCTTCGTCTCGCTCGACGGCGAGCGCTGGTACCGCACCGGCGACGCCGGCGTCGTCGAGGACGGCCGACTGAGTGTCACCGGCCGCCTCGACCGGGTGATCGTCTCGGGCGGGGAGAAGGTCTCGCTGGACGCGGTCGAGCGGGTGCTGCGCGACGGGCTCCTGCCCGACGCGGTGGTGGTGCGCCGGCCGGATGCGCAGTGGGGCGAGGTGCCGGTGGTCGCGACGGAGGCCCCGGACGTCGACCTGGCCCGGCTGCGCTCCGCTGTCGTGGAGCGGCTCGGGCGCGCGGCCGGTCCGGCGGCGGTGCTCGCCGTCGCGGAGATCCCACTGCTCGCCTCGGGGAAGCCCGACCGCCGGGCGCTCGAGACCCTCGCGGCGGCCGGAGAGGTCTGA
- a CDS encoding 1,4-dihydroxy-2-naphthoyl-CoA synthase — protein sequence MSTQVSELFDARRWAPVDGFDGLEDITYHHDRSGRIARVAFDRPEVRNAFRPRTVDELFRALEDARTNPRIGVVILTGNGPSPRDGGWAFCSGGDQRIRGRDGYRYSDGETAEGIDSARNGRLHILEVQRLIRFMPKVVIAAVPGWAAGGGHSLHVVCDLTIASAEHGRFKQTDADVGSFDAGYGSAYFARQIGQKNAREVFFLAREYSAQRAYEMGAVNEVVPHAELEATALEWAETILTKSPTAIRMLKYAFNAVDDGLVGQQLFAGETTRLAYGTDEAVEGRDSFLEKRAPDWSPFPWQF from the coding sequence ATGAGCACGCAGGTTTCCGAGCTGTTCGACGCGCGCCGCTGGGCGCCGGTCGACGGGTTCGACGGTCTCGAGGACATCACCTACCACCACGACCGCTCGGGCCGGATTGCCCGGGTCGCGTTCGACCGCCCGGAGGTGCGCAACGCGTTCCGCCCGCGCACGGTCGACGAGCTGTTCCGGGCGCTCGAGGACGCGCGGACCAACCCGCGCATCGGCGTCGTCATCCTGACCGGCAACGGCCCCAGCCCGCGCGACGGCGGCTGGGCGTTCTGCTCGGGCGGCGACCAGCGCATCCGCGGCCGCGACGGCTACCGCTACTCCGACGGCGAGACCGCCGAGGGCATCGACTCGGCCCGCAACGGGCGCCTGCACATCCTCGAGGTCCAGCGACTGATCCGCTTCATGCCCAAGGTCGTGATCGCCGCCGTCCCCGGCTGGGCGGCCGGCGGCGGGCACTCGCTGCACGTGGTCTGCGACCTCACGATCGCCTCCGCGGAGCACGGCCGCTTCAAGCAGACCGACGCCGACGTCGGCTCCTTCGACGCCGGCTACGGCTCCGCGTACTTCGCCCGGCAGATCGGCCAGAAGAACGCGCGCGAGGTGTTCTTCCTCGCCCGCGAGTACTCCGCGCAGCGCGCCTACGAGATGGGCGCCGTGAACGAGGTCGTCCCGCACGCCGAGCTCGAGGCGACCGCCCTCGAGTGGGCGGAGACCATCCTGACCAAGTCGCCCACCGCGATCCGCATGCTCAAGTACGCCTTCAACGCGGTCGACGACGGACTCGTCGGCCAGCAGCTCTTCGCCGGCGAGACCACCCGCCTCGCCTACGGCACCGACGAGGCCGTCGAGGGGCGCGACTCCTTCCTCGAGAAGCGCGCGCCCGACTGGTCGCCCTTCCCGTGGCAGTTCTGA
- a CDS encoding DNA starvation/stationary phase protection protein, with product MTTTLERHVEAPAGSGAKTSRRQNAEKGFKASKELLDSLQIVLVDLIELHVQGKQAHWNVVGKNFRDLHLQLDEIIEAAREFSDDIAERMRALHGIPDGRSDTVAATTTLPEYPHGEIDTAETVDLVTIRLENTAATMREVHDQVDDEDPTSADLLHAIIQSLEQYAWMVSAENRTTSAAK from the coding sequence ATGACCACCACCCTCGAACGCCACGTCGAAGCCCCCGCGGGCTCCGGAGCGAAGACCAGCCGCCGCCAGAACGCCGAGAAGGGCTTCAAGGCCTCCAAGGAGCTGCTCGACAGCCTCCAGATCGTCCTCGTCGACCTGATCGAGCTGCACGTCCAGGGCAAGCAGGCCCACTGGAACGTCGTCGGCAAGAACTTCCGCGATCTCCACCTCCAGCTCGACGAGATCATCGAGGCCGCGCGCGAGTTCAGCGACGACATCGCCGAGCGCATGCGCGCGCTGCACGGCATCCCGGACGGCCGCAGCGACACCGTCGCCGCGACGACCACGCTGCCGGAGTACCCGCACGGCGAGATCGACACCGCCGAGACCGTCGACCTCGTCACCATCCGCCTCGAGAACACCGCCGCCACCATGCGCGAGGTGCACGACCAGGTGGACGACGAGGACCCGACGAGCGCCGACCTCCTCCACGCGATCATCCAGAGCCTGGAGCAGTACGCCTGGATGGTGTCGGCCGAGAACCGCACCACCTCCGCCGCGAAGTAG
- a CDS encoding SDR family oxidoreductase, with translation MDLGISGRTALVTGGDSGIGWHTAQLLLAEGVTVVLSDKDQGKLDEAAARLGAADGTLHAFAADVTSESELAALHERTAAAVGEIDILVQCAGVTGAQGLFHEIDDEGWTSTIETDLLGPVRLVREFLPDLRSGGWGRLVLTASEDAVQPYDDELPYCAAKAGVLALAKGLSRSYALEGLLVNAVSPAFIHTPMTDAMMDKRADENGTSKEEAISSFLDEERPYLELKRRGRPEEVAAVIAFLCSERASFVNGSNYRVDSGSVATI, from the coding sequence ATGGACCTCGGCATCTCCGGGCGCACCGCCCTCGTCACGGGCGGCGACTCCGGCATCGGCTGGCACACCGCCCAGCTCCTGCTCGCGGAGGGCGTCACCGTCGTCCTCAGCGACAAGGACCAGGGGAAGCTCGACGAGGCCGCCGCCCGCCTCGGCGCCGCGGACGGCACCCTGCACGCCTTCGCCGCCGACGTCACGAGCGAGTCCGAGCTCGCCGCCCTGCACGAGCGGACGGCCGCGGCCGTCGGCGAGATCGACATCCTCGTGCAGTGCGCGGGAGTCACCGGCGCTCAGGGCCTGTTCCACGAGATCGACGACGAGGGCTGGACCAGCACGATCGAGACCGACCTGCTCGGTCCCGTCCGCCTGGTCCGCGAGTTCCTGCCCGATCTGCGCTCCGGAGGCTGGGGCCGCCTCGTGCTCACCGCCTCCGAGGACGCGGTGCAGCCCTACGACGACGAGCTGCCGTACTGCGCCGCGAAGGCCGGCGTGCTGGCGCTCGCCAAGGGCCTCTCCCGCTCGTACGCCCTCGAGGGCCTGCTCGTGAACGCCGTCTCGCCGGCCTTCATCCACACGCCGATGACCGACGCGATGATGGACAAGCGCGCCGACGAGAACGGCACCTCGAAGGAGGAGGCGATCTCGTCCTTCCTCGACGAGGAGCGGCCGTACCTGGAGTTGAAGCGACGGGGCCGGCCCGAGGAGGTGGCCGCCGTCATCGCGTTCCTCTGCTCCGAGCGCGCCTCGTTCGTGAACGGCTCGAACTACCGCGTCGACTCCGGCTCGGTCGCCACGATCTAG
- a CDS encoding SMP-30/gluconolactonase/LRE family protein → MGLEARVFRDTGAILVESPFWHRGRLHWADISTGTVHVSAWDGAVDGSDDRVVAVEAPLGSFQPVSGGGFVAALGDRVVLLDECFAVTRELAPIEHVHAGLRMNEGKCDPFGRFVAGSMNLTTGEPDAALYRIDADGALETLLGGFGVANGFEWSDDGRTFYFTDTAASTVYSAAYGPGDELGEPEPFLTGRAFDGLALDVDGGFWAGANGEGAVLHWSAAGELLEEIAIPAPNVTGVAFGGPDGATLFVGTARENLEEQQLRDAPLSGAVFAIGTSTRGRPANAFAQAG, encoded by the coding sequence ATGGGCCTCGAGGCGCGGGTCTTCCGCGACACCGGCGCGATCCTCGTCGAGAGCCCGTTCTGGCACCGCGGGCGGTTGCACTGGGCCGACATCTCGACCGGCACCGTGCACGTGAGCGCCTGGGACGGAGCGGTCGACGGCTCGGACGACCGTGTGGTCGCCGTGGAGGCGCCGCTCGGCTCCTTCCAGCCGGTCAGCGGCGGCGGCTTCGTCGCCGCGCTGGGCGACCGGGTGGTCCTGCTCGACGAGTGCTTCGCCGTCACCCGGGAGCTCGCTCCGATCGAGCACGTGCACGCGGGCCTGCGGATGAACGAGGGCAAGTGCGATCCGTTCGGCCGCTTCGTGGCGGGATCGATGAACCTCACGACGGGCGAGCCGGACGCCGCGCTCTACCGGATCGACGCGGACGGCGCGCTCGAGACGCTGCTCGGCGGCTTCGGCGTCGCGAACGGGTTCGAGTGGTCCGACGACGGCCGCACGTTCTACTTCACCGACACCGCTGCCTCGACGGTCTACAGCGCCGCCTACGGACCGGGTGACGAGCTCGGCGAGCCCGAGCCGTTCCTCACCGGACGCGCGTTCGACGGGCTCGCGCTCGACGTCGACGGCGGCTTCTGGGCCGGGGCCAACGGCGAGGGCGCGGTGCTGCACTGGAGCGCCGCCGGCGAGCTGCTCGAGGAGATCGCGATCCCGGCGCCGAACGTCACGGGCGTCGCCTTCGGCGGCCCCGACGGCGCGACCCTCTTCGTCGGCACCGCGCGGGAGAACCTCGAGGAGCAGCAGCTGCGCGACGCTCCGCTCTCCGGCGCGGTCTTCGCGATCGGCACGTCCACGCGCGGTAGACCCGCGAACGCGTTCGCGCAAGCGGGTTGA
- a CDS encoding glycoside hydrolase family 15 protein has translation MAQPRATRPLRDYAAIGDGRTVALIASDGSVDWLPVPDLGSIPAFAALVDAKTGGCIELAPEEPAETTRRYVDDTNVLETTFTTESGTVTVTDALVTGIAGRLPWAELARRIECTEGEVRMRWVVRPGTGLGTFSPWIQNADGRSLIRAGDITIGVTGKDHGPVDDSAPSGAGDELAGGFVATAGGERHVLVVSATHDEPLHFPVAVNVDRGIDRTLASWQSWSDEFSYDGPWAGAVQRSALALKLLIYSPTGAIAAAATTSLPESPNGGKNWDYRFAWVRDAAYTAHALVRFGLREETHAALSWLLRTIKEHGPDLHIFYGLDGSLPTELSEYDVPGYAGIGPVVAGNGAQNQLQLGVFGDLFDICRIYVDEGNVLDIETGRLLARVADTTCDLWRNRDAGMWELEEEQHYTSSKMGCWQALDAAVHLAELGQVAGSPDRWRFERDRIRDWIEENCWSEELGSYVMYPGTEELDASVLLHAPSGYERGERMISTIDALVKELGRGALLFRYSGMEAEEHPFVACSFWLAGALACVGRHDEAIALMDELVATVPNDVGIMSEMVAVDDLAFWGNLPQGLSHLALINAAITIEELAPEKVGGR, from the coding sequence ATGGCCCAACCCCGAGCGACCAGACCCCTGCGCGACTACGCGGCGATCGGCGACGGGAGGACGGTCGCGCTGATCGCGAGCGACGGCAGCGTCGACTGGCTGCCGGTCCCCGACCTCGGCTCGATCCCGGCGTTCGCGGCGCTCGTCGACGCGAAGACCGGCGGCTGCATCGAGCTCGCGCCGGAGGAGCCCGCGGAGACGACCCGCCGCTACGTGGACGACACGAACGTGCTCGAGACCACCTTCACCACCGAGTCCGGCACCGTGACGGTGACCGACGCACTCGTGACGGGGATCGCCGGCCGGCTCCCGTGGGCCGAGCTCGCGCGCCGCATCGAGTGCACCGAGGGCGAGGTGCGGATGCGCTGGGTCGTCCGCCCCGGCACCGGCCTCGGCACCTTCTCGCCGTGGATCCAGAACGCGGACGGCCGCTCGCTGATCCGCGCGGGCGACATTACCATCGGCGTCACCGGCAAGGACCACGGGCCCGTCGACGACAGCGCGCCCTCCGGCGCCGGCGACGAGCTGGCCGGCGGCTTCGTCGCGACGGCGGGCGGCGAGCGGCACGTCCTGGTCGTCTCCGCGACGCACGACGAGCCCCTGCACTTCCCGGTCGCCGTGAACGTCGACCGCGGCATCGACCGCACGCTCGCCAGCTGGCAGTCCTGGTCCGACGAGTTCTCCTACGACGGTCCCTGGGCCGGCGCGGTGCAGCGCAGCGCGCTCGCCCTCAAGCTGCTGATCTACTCGCCCACCGGAGCGATCGCCGCCGCGGCCACCACGTCCCTCCCCGAGTCGCCCAACGGCGGCAAGAACTGGGACTACCGCTTCGCCTGGGTGCGCGACGCCGCGTACACGGCGCACGCGCTGGTCCGCTTCGGGCTGCGCGAGGAGACGCACGCCGCGCTCTCCTGGCTGCTGCGCACGATCAAGGAGCACGGCCCCGACCTGCACATCTTCTACGGCCTCGACGGCTCGCTGCCGACGGAGCTGAGCGAGTACGACGTCCCGGGCTACGCGGGGATCGGCCCGGTCGTCGCCGGCAACGGCGCGCAGAACCAGCTGCAGCTCGGCGTCTTCGGCGATCTCTTCGACATCTGCCGCATCTACGTCGACGAGGGCAACGTCCTCGACATCGAGACCGGCCGGCTGCTCGCGCGCGTCGCGGACACCACCTGCGACCTCTGGCGCAACCGCGACGCGGGCATGTGGGAGCTCGAGGAGGAGCAGCACTACACCTCGTCGAAGATGGGCTGCTGGCAGGCGCTCGACGCCGCCGTGCACCTCGCCGAGCTCGGCCAGGTGGCGGGCAGTCCGGACCGCTGGCGCTTCGAGCGCGACCGGATCCGCGACTGGATCGAGGAGAACTGCTGGTCCGAGGAGCTCGGCTCCTACGTGATGTACCCGGGCACCGAGGAGCTGGACGCCTCCGTCCTGCTGCACGCGCCGAGCGGCTACGAGCGCGGCGAGCGGATGATCTCGACGATCGACGCGCTGGTGAAGGAGCTGGGTCGGGGCGCGCTGCTGTTCCGCTACTCCGGCATGGAGGCGGAGGAGCACCCCTTCGTCGCCTGCTCGTTCTGGCTCGCCGGCGCGCTCGCCTGCGTCGGCCGCCACGACGAGGCGATCGCGCTGATGGACGAGCTGGTCGCGACCGTCCCGAACGACGTCGGGATCATGTCCGAGATGGTGGCCGTCGACGACCTGGCCTTCTGGGGCAACCTGCCGCAGGGCCTCAGCCACCTCGCGCTGATCAACGCCGCGATCACGATCGAGGAGCTGGCCCCCGAGAAGGTCGGAGGGCGCTGA
- a CDS encoding o-succinylbenzoate synthase, whose translation MDDVVPPAPPLPAPLPSLGEVDAGLHVVALPLRTRFRGVEHREIALVRGPEGWTEFSPFLEYGPAESAAWLRAALDYGWSEQPAPLRDRIPVNATVPAVDPDEVAAILASYHGCRTAKVKVAERGQTLADDVARVAEVRRVLGPEGRIRVDANGGWNVDEAEHAVHALASADLEYVEQPCASVDELADLRRRVKWMGIPVAADESVRKAADPLAVARAGAADLLVVKAQPLGGVRRALDLVAEAGLPAVVSSALDSSVGLAMGAALAAALPELPYDCGLGTASLLAADVTERPLRPVDGAIPVERVEVSEPLLLRHAVSPERLDWWRDRLRETWALL comes from the coding sequence ATGGACGATGTCGTGCCTCCCGCTCCCCCGCTCCCCGCTCCCCTGCCCTCGCTCGGCGAGGTCGACGCCGGACTGCACGTCGTCGCGCTGCCGCTGCGCACGCGCTTCCGCGGGGTCGAGCACCGCGAGATCGCCCTGGTCCGCGGGCCGGAGGGCTGGACCGAGTTCTCCCCGTTCCTCGAGTACGGACCCGCGGAGTCGGCCGCCTGGCTGCGCGCCGCCCTCGACTACGGCTGGAGCGAGCAGCCCGCCCCGCTGCGCGACCGCATCCCGGTGAACGCGACCGTGCCGGCCGTGGACCCGGACGAGGTCGCCGCGATCCTCGCGAGCTACCACGGCTGCCGCACCGCCAAGGTGAAGGTCGCCGAGCGCGGGCAGACCCTCGCCGACGACGTGGCGCGGGTCGCCGAGGTGCGCCGGGTGCTCGGACCGGAGGGGCGGATCCGCGTGGACGCGAACGGCGGCTGGAACGTCGACGAGGCGGAGCACGCGGTGCACGCCCTCGCCTCCGCCGACCTCGAGTACGTCGAGCAGCCGTGCGCGAGCGTCGACGAGCTCGCCGATCTGCGCCGCCGGGTGAAGTGGATGGGCATCCCCGTCGCCGCCGACGAGAGCGTGCGGAAGGCCGCGGATCCGCTCGCCGTCGCCCGCGCCGGAGCCGCCGACCTGCTCGTGGTGAAGGCCCAGCCGCTCGGCGGGGTGCGGCGGGCGCTGGATCTCGTCGCCGAGGCGGGACTGCCCGCGGTGGTCTCGAGCGCGCTGGACAGCTCGGTGGGGCTGGCGATGGGAGCGGCGCTCGCCGCGGCACTGCCCGAGCTGCCCTACGACTGCGGCCTCGGCACGGCCTCGCTGCTCGCCGCGGACGTCACCGAGCGGCCGCTGCGGCCGGTCGACGGCGCGATCCCGGTCGAGCGGGTCGAGGTGTCCGAGCCGCTGCTGCTGCGCCATGCGGTCTCGCCGGAGCGGCTGGACTGGTGGCGCGACCGCCTCCGCGAGACGTGGGCGCTGCTCTGA
- a CDS encoding NAD(P)-dependent oxidoreductase yields MTAPDTAPAPAPEYTVAVLGLGAMGLPMATRLAGSLTVHGFDIAEPRLALAREAGITPFGSAREAVAGADATLLAVRNGAQLREVLFGGAGSEGIATALRQGSVVIMTSTVGIAEVTDVAAALAEHGVDLVDAPLSGGPVRAGAGDLLIVVGATPAAREQARPVLDLLASTLSVIGDRPGDGQAFKTVNQLLCGVHIAAGAEALALAAKLGLDPAATLETLSAGAAGSFMLGNRGPRMLQAGDEGGAEVLSRLDIFVKDLGIVTTAARAAGLATPVAAAAEQLFLLGAAQGLAAADDSAVISVLVPPA; encoded by the coding sequence GTGACCGCACCCGACACCGCCCCCGCCCCCGCCCCCGAGTACACCGTCGCCGTCCTCGGACTCGGCGCGATGGGCCTGCCGATGGCGACCCGCCTGGCGGGCTCGCTGACCGTGCACGGCTTCGACATCGCCGAGCCGCGGCTCGCGCTGGCCCGTGAGGCCGGGATCACGCCGTTCGGCTCGGCCCGAGAGGCGGTCGCGGGCGCCGATGCGACGCTGCTCGCCGTCCGCAACGGCGCTCAGCTGCGCGAGGTGCTCTTCGGCGGCGCCGGATCCGAGGGCATCGCGACCGCGCTCCGCCAGGGCTCGGTCGTCATCATGACCAGCACGGTCGGCATCGCCGAGGTGACCGACGTCGCGGCGGCGCTCGCCGAGCACGGGGTCGATCTCGTCGACGCCCCGCTCAGCGGCGGACCGGTGCGGGCGGGGGCGGGCGACCTGCTGATCGTCGTCGGCGCGACCCCCGCCGCCCGCGAGCAGGCCCGCCCCGTGCTCGACCTGCTCGCCTCGACCCTCAGCGTCATCGGCGACCGCCCGGGCGACGGCCAGGCCTTCAAGACCGTCAACCAGCTGCTCTGCGGCGTGCACATCGCCGCCGGAGCGGAGGCGCTCGCGCTGGCCGCGAAGCTCGGCCTCGACCCGGCTGCCACGCTCGAGACGCTGTCCGCCGGTGCGGCCGGCTCGTTCATGCTCGGCAACCGCGGCCCGCGGATGCTGCAGGCCGGCGACGAGGGCGGGGCCGAGGTGCTGAGCCGCCTCGACATCTTCGTCAAGGACCTCGGGATCGTCACGACCGCCGCGCGCGCGGCCGGGCTGGCCACCCCGGTCGCCGCCGCGGCCGAGCAGCTGTTCCTGCTCGGCGCGGCGCAGGGCCTCGCGGCGGCCGACGACTCCGCCGTCATCTCGGTGCTCGTGCCGCCCGCCTGA
- a CDS encoding four-carbon acid sugar kinase family protein translates to MISETTLLQQYPAQVPVEAAAVARTRTERTPVLVVLDDDPTGTQSVADLPVLTSWAEEDLRWALATGAPAVYVLSNTRSLAPEHAAERNRAIVAGALAAARSLDVPVAFVSRGDSTLRGHFPLETDTITDALDGAVDAVLLVPAFPDAGRVTIGGVHYMRGEEGLQPVAETEFARDSTFGYAHSDLREWVEEKTGGRRPAAEVVALGLDTIRAGADAVAAVLAPLRGGVPVVVDAVTEDDLRLLALGLAQAEEAGLRVLYRVGPPFVRARIGQEVHPPLTAEEVFPSGADADARARGGLVVVGSHVGLTSRQLARLAATGSLRATLEIDVDRAVDPERAPAHLAELVEAAVAALADGDVAVHTSRSLRRTDDPQESLDISRRVSAAVVTVVQGVLARVRPRFVIAKGGITSSDVASEGLGIRRAIVRGPMLPGLVSLWEPVEGPATGIPYIVFAGNVGDDESLAQVAATLRAPAL, encoded by the coding sequence GTGATCTCGGAGACGACGCTGCTGCAGCAGTACCCCGCGCAGGTGCCGGTCGAGGCCGCCGCCGTCGCCCGCACGCGGACGGAGCGCACGCCCGTCCTCGTGGTGCTGGACGACGATCCGACCGGCACGCAGTCCGTCGCCGACCTGCCGGTGCTGACCAGCTGGGCGGAGGAGGACCTCCGCTGGGCGCTCGCCACCGGCGCGCCCGCCGTGTACGTCCTCAGCAACACCCGGAGCCTCGCACCCGAGCACGCCGCCGAGCGCAACCGCGCGATCGTCGCCGGCGCGCTCGCCGCCGCCCGCTCCCTCGACGTGCCGGTCGCCTTCGTCAGCCGCGGCGACTCGACGCTCCGCGGGCACTTCCCGCTCGAGACGGACACCATCACGGACGCCCTCGACGGCGCGGTGGATGCCGTGCTCCTGGTGCCCGCGTTCCCCGACGCGGGCCGAGTGACGATCGGCGGCGTCCACTACATGCGCGGCGAGGAGGGGCTGCAGCCGGTCGCCGAGACCGAGTTCGCCCGCGACTCGACGTTCGGCTACGCCCACTCCGACCTGCGCGAGTGGGTGGAGGAGAAGACCGGCGGGCGCCGGCCGGCCGCGGAGGTCGTCGCCCTCGGGCTCGACACGATCCGCGCCGGTGCCGACGCCGTGGCCGCCGTCCTCGCTCCGCTCCGCGGCGGCGTGCCCGTCGTCGTCGACGCCGTCACCGAGGACGACCTGCGGCTGCTGGCCCTCGGTCTCGCGCAGGCGGAGGAGGCCGGGCTCCGCGTGCTCTACCGGGTCGGTCCGCCGTTCGTCCGGGCGCGCATCGGCCAGGAGGTGCACCCGCCGCTCACCGCGGAAGAGGTCTTCCCGAGCGGAGCCGACGCGGACGCGCGGGCGCGCGGCGGCCTCGTCGTCGTCGGCTCGCACGTCGGCCTCACCTCGCGGCAGCTGGCGCGGCTCGCGGCCACCGGCTCGCTCCGCGCGACGCTCGAGATCGACGTCGACCGCGCCGTCGACCCCGAGCGCGCGCCGGCGCACCTCGCCGAGCTCGTCGAGGCGGCGGTCGCGGCCCTCGCGGACGGCGACGTCGCCGTGCACACCAGCCGCTCGCTCCGCCGCACCGACGACCCGCAGGAGAGCCTCGACATCTCGCGGCGCGTCTCGGCGGCCGTCGTCACCGTGGTGCAGGGCGTGCTCGCCCGCGTCCGCCCGCGCTTCGTCATCGCGAAGGGCGGCATCACCTCGAGCGACGTCGCCTCGGAGGGCCTCGGCATCCGGCGCGCGATCGTGCGGGGCCCGATGCTGCCCGGCCTGGTCTCGCTCTGGGAGCCGGTCGAGGGGCCGGCCACGGGCATCCCCTACATCGTCTTCGCCGGCAACGTCGGCGACGACGAGTCGCTCGCGCAGGTCGCCGCGACGCTCCGCGCTCCCGCGCTCTGA
- a CDS encoding FadR/GntR family transcriptional regulator — translation MPRPSLVATVADALLDEIVAGRIPIGSELPSEGELALAHDVSRATMREALGRLQGLNVIDARRGKRGTVNPVARWSDLEPILRATASGVDSAAASLHLIEVREMIETGASALAAVRRTDADLARLEEELERMTAAHESGDLAAFVAADIAFHDVILAATGNVFVAAVFAPLAKVMRTEREQTSALVQIQRNALVKHRAVLEAIRAGDADASRAAMADHIAQTAEDLRRYVLSADDSSD, via the coding sequence GTGCCGCGTCCGTCCCTCGTCGCCACCGTGGCCGACGCGCTGCTCGACGAGATCGTCGCCGGCCGCATCCCGATCGGCTCCGAGCTGCCGAGCGAGGGCGAGCTGGCGCTCGCGCACGACGTGAGCCGGGCGACGATGCGCGAGGCGCTCGGTCGCCTGCAGGGCCTGAACGTCATCGATGCGCGCCGGGGCAAGCGCGGCACGGTGAACCCGGTCGCCCGCTGGAGCGATCTCGAGCCGATCCTGCGCGCGACCGCGTCGGGCGTCGACTCCGCCGCCGCGTCGCTGCACCTGATCGAGGTGCGGGAGATGATCGAGACCGGCGCCTCGGCGCTCGCCGCTGTCCGCCGCACCGACGCCGATCTCGCGCGGCTGGAGGAGGAGCTCGAGCGGATGACCGCCGCGCACGAGAGCGGCGACCTGGCCGCGTTCGTCGCCGCCGACATCGCCTTCCACGACGTGATCCTCGCCGCGACCGGCAACGTCTTCGTCGCCGCCGTCTTCGCGCCGCTCGCCAAGGTGATGCGGACGGAGCGCGAGCAGACCTCCGCGCTCGTGCAGATCCAGCGGAACGCCCTGGTCAAGCACCGCGCGGTGCTCGAGGCGATCCGGGCCGGCGACGCGGACGCCTCCCGCGCCGCGATGGCCGACCACATCGCCCAGACGGCCGAGGACCTGCGCCGCTACGTGCTCTCCGCCGACGACTCCTCCGACTAG